The following nucleotide sequence is from Ornithodoros turicata isolate Travis chromosome 2, ASM3712646v1, whole genome shotgun sequence.
aggatattcatttttattcgcaacagagtagcgctcatttggcaggtgggttatgtgaatctttcctaattagtcgatccgtagttacaaacacatgcgtcaggaaatgtcggaaatgtttgtaactacggatgggttaatttgcgaaaattaacataacccacctgtcaaatgagcactggtgtgatgcgaataaaaacaaacaccctgtgcgtgggatatggacagacatttacagaacacaccaaggtaccaaaatgaaccagcagaaaaggagatcttgaacatatgtatattacaaaaacagaagtctgtcgagaggtgacacattgtccacaagtgcgattctggtgtgaggagaaaccatggtcgctttaccatgtatgtggaaaaaagaactatcttctaagtgagaagcaatgcataaaagtgcgaggaagctagcgagtcaaaacaactgacctatgtttgctaagctgagcagacccaacgaaatggagaactgcagcagaaaaaaatttattccacattcgtgttgcagaggcgagcgcaaatggcaatacagtattacataaaacgcacacaaccttgaggaatatgagtgtacagtaacgcaggagacactacattactgcgttatcagcgttggaggcgctctgggacgagtttgtgaggtactgcattgcgctggtgacggtatgtgaacctgcatgtgggatcctgggaacaaaagtttgggcaatgagagtagcatttacggaaccattcaaatctgtacaaagcacaaggtacaaagcagcataaatgcgggaaggcgttcactccgcgattgagtcttagaatatcgtaagaatacaacaagtaggaagctgcgaattatatatctcgatgcatatatccgcagctcgcaaaatgcacgccggtgtattgacttggcgaccaagtaagagcagaaaagtagcaagcgtaagtggcgttcatatgcaggaccgcaaaacgcttgccataatcacaacaaacctgcgctaagagctcttgctatcaaaataacgcacgtacctagcacaaaatgtacacttacccagtgtatgaagtgtgtgaattagggctgcggcggtgacgttcgttttcggttatatattctttgcaatcttcgcactcactacactttcccctgagaacaccgaaaatatacttgtttgctagcgacatctagcttttccgttgttcctgacgatactatgataaacgcgaggaaaaccactgattaaaacagattacacttgttaacggacggacgacgagcgttaagcgtttcaaggaaaccgctctcagtgtggatagacctagaccaggctcggctacgcagcgaaatcgaaaATCTTgttggttgcggcattgacaattgttttccaccctttagaaagaaacatacaatcagtatttcagactgcaaacttataatctgtgttcatacagcattgataacatgtagttgacgtataggtgacgctgaaacagataaaaaataacagcgtagattcgcaactgtcgtctcgaatgggaggctgaaacgcggcattatgctgaaaaacaaaaggaaaacaaacgataagaaactaacaaagagattatcgttggagatttcgcttagaagttacagtgtcggagtagagggtacatttataagttacaacaagctgtttttgttttttccgagatgtaacttctattcgtgttgtaaagacatgaccgtggtcgcttttaacctctaaatatacgttacagtggtgtaacctataagaaatctcgaaatctacgtctatacagaagttacatgtttctaaaagttacaataaaaggtacgggtttaagagtgatGGCTGGATGTCGCAGCACAGAAGACTTTACTAGATATCTTTAACAAAAGCTGGTACGATGCTGAACTTCTCACATCGTGGAAAGTAGCCAGGATCATCCCGGCCTCAAAGCCAGGGAAATCACCCCGAGACTTATCATCCTTCAGGCCAATAAGTCTATCGAGCTGTGTATGTAAAGTGCTAGAAAAGATGGTTTTAAGCCGACTGGAGTGGTTTTTAGAGACGGAGAAGCAATTCCCAGACTGCCTTTCGCAAAGGCAGGTGCACAATGGACGGGATCCTGGACATAATTACCTTTGTAGAACGCGCCGAGGGTCGGATTACGGTCGCAGTGTTCCTCGATATCCGAAGAGCGTATGACACGGTAATCCACAGCCATGTTGTCCATGAACTGTATGCTCGCGGGATCAAGGGTCGGACCCTACGTTGGGTTGCGGATTTTCTTCGAGGGCGGTCTGTATACATGAAGACAGAAGATGGAGACAGCGACAGATAAGACCTCCCGAGTGGAGTGCCACAAGGCAGCGTTCTCAGTCCGTTGCTTTTCAATGTGGGTATGGCGGACCTTCCACAGCACCTGCACAAAAATATACACATCAGTATGTACGCCGATGACATCTGCCTATGGACATCGGGCGTGCAGTTACCAGCGCTGCAACGGCGGCTTCAAGATGCCCTCGACTGTACGCTAGCATTCTTGACACAGAGGGGAATGGACATATCTCCCGAAAAGACTGTCTTCCTACCCTTCACACGGAAAAAGATGAACAACTTCCAATTGCAGCTCTCGACACAGCCAGTCCAACGGGTTTCACATCATCGCTTTCTGGGAGTTATAATCGACGCACAATTAACATGGGCCGCCCATACCAAGTATCTGAAGGGCAGAGCCGACACTCGGATTAACATACTACGGCATCTCACGGGGCCCCGGTGGGGAATGTCAACGTCGTCACTACTCACTGTGCACAGAGCCCTCATCCAGCAAATGGCAGCGTATCACCTTCCAGTTCTGAACAACATTTGCGCTACGTCGGAGAATATGCTGCAAGGCGTCTTAGCAAGGAATTTGAAGGTCTGCCTTGGGGTACCCAGCGCCACCTCTAACACACTGACCGTAGCAGAGGCCAAAGAACCTCCATTCGAGGCACTAAGGGTGCGTGAAACGGTTCGGCATTACCTTCACATGTGCACTCAGCATGATCACCATCCCCTGGTGCGGAAGCTGCTTCGCCGAAACTCTTCTTTCTTAAAAGCACTCTCTCCATATCGACGTACACTGCCAACAGCACGGCCGCAACAAACGGACCCACACCCTCCATGGATGATACAGACACCTCCTATCTGTACCACCGTACCCGGGATCAGCCAGGGAAAGTCAAGCCTCCCGCCTTTGACCATGAGACAGCACTGCCTCGAATTGATGGAAAGGCACAAACGTCGTGTAGCCATCTTCGCCGACGGGTCCACGACTTTATCCGGGTCTGCTTCCGCATTTGTAATACCAGAGCACAATAGGGAAGGCATAGCACGATTGTCTCACAGGACCTCATCGACGACAGCGGAGCTGGTAGCCGTACAGCTAGCCATGACTTACCTTGCCACGCTCGAGCTGCCTGCGCAATGGATACTGTACTGCGACTCCAAAGCCGGCCTTGAAGCTATCTCATCGTTCTTGGAAAAAGGCCGTAcggcgtcaacagtacgagacctCCTGTTAGGGTATCGCAAGTGCGCAGACATCGGTCACGacgtcattcttcagtggatacctggccatattggcataagtggtaaagagaaggcggacgaaatggcgaacatctcacacctgtcatcgacagaatatcttgtcacgttttctaagcaggacataaaatctctcctaaaatctatgactgatgacatccgcaggacaaaatggcaccaagccgacagtggtccgtcactgctgcgcacgctacactgtaaactttttcacacctttaaaggtgtgcgctatgcacattcaacatggttgcgtaacattgcatctccaggatgatattttacaaaattcggaaagcattactaaagatcaagtgtcagtgcaaatcttgctttcataaTGTCTtcgatatcgtaggtacgagcaaatgcatatatgcatcgctaccgataatcgagcacgcgcaggtgtctacaatactgttgaacaatgttgagatgttggaagactgaatttttggaggacagacaacgctcgagtaaagaaaatttgtgcgaaaccgtgctcctttatgatgttaccaaaattacaccgaaaaaggcgtacgccatgcacgctattacacctttaaaggtgtgaaaagatttagagtgtagacccggagctgaattttaccataccttcaaaaacgcccagacacatagaaactcacctgcatcgtctacgcctgaatgtgccctatggtcgccagtttcctcataaagtgggcaaggtggactcgcccaactgtctactgtgcgggacagtggaaaacactgaacatatcatcatgcattgtccgaaacatgctgcacaaagaggcatcttgagaCAGACCCTTGGCAatctcgacagcagggacttcagcatagcgaaagtcttaggcgtatgggacgctaaccacagggacgcggccttcaatgctcttgtcaatttcattgggAAATCTCGACTAGAAACCCTATACTAGACGGTGCGTGGACATAactatgatccttgatgtgaacggcgcgctcggtcctgcgtggtcgcggtcgagacgctcaccccggtgaacttttgcggtgcgctcgcaccttctgtggtgcaatcgtacagtttcctttcttttttcttttcctttcctttctttctgctTTGGGGTctaccgtctttcttttttcggggtagcagaattcgcttacgcgaattcaacctccccttgttattttaccaaccaaccaacgcgtcgtgtcaacctgtcaacaacaacaataaatgaaggagaagtgatgatggcatgggatgtttccccatGGTAGCCACCGGACCCTACACCGCTTCACAACGGTTAATATCAGAACCTGTCGAGCAGCATTAggaggtgggggaggggggtggggggtatatgtttattcacacaaagggagatgtcagccaggcaagtaccggcttgctactccttaaaaaaaagttgtgggGAAAAGCCGCGAtggcaacgatgtgctgcgggcgATGAGGCTTGCCGGCTGTGCTTCAGAGGGTGGTCATCATTTCGGTGGCCTTGAGGTACTCGAAGAGTGCCTTGGTAACATCCCGTTGCCCGGGGCGCGGGACAGGCCCAAGGAGTGTAGCGAGCGAGAGCAGATGGTGGCCCAAGGCTTGGACGCGTCGGGCGAGGGGGGCACGGGGCGCCGAGAACGTCGGGCACGTTAGCAGGAGGTGGGCTACGTCAGCGATGGCGGCGCAGGCATCGCAGTTTGCGTTGCCGCGTCGGCCCATCTTGTGCAGGAG
It contains:
- the LOC135384559 gene encoding uncharacterized protein LOC135384559 — its product is MADLPQHLHKNIHISMYADDICLWTSGVQLPALQRRLQDALDCTLAFLTQRGMDISPEKTVFLPFTRKKMNNFQLQLSTQPVQRVSHHRFLGVIIDAQLTWAAHTKYLKGRADTRINILRHLTGPRWGMSTSSLLTVHRALIQQMAAYHLPVLNNICATSENMLQGVLARNLKVCLGVPSATSNTLTVAEAKEPPFEALRVRETVRHYLHMCTQHDHHPLVRKLLRRNSSFLKALSPYRRTLPTARPQQTDPHPPWMIQTPPICTTVPGISQGKSSLPPLTMRQHCLELMERHKRRVAIFADGSTTLSGSASAFVIPEHNREGIARLSHRTSSTTAELVAVQLAMTYLATLELPAQWILYCDSKAGLEAISSFLEKGRTASTVRDLLLGYRKCADIGHDVILQWIPGHIGISG